atattcatccgattcttgaacggaataccttaaacgatttgtagatcgattctccataaatctgcatcaaaatctgggaacattatatttttaagattttttgtcaaattttctgggctgtccccttcaaaatgtgcaaaatgcatggggagccccatatgacccactgcgtaggttatatcttaggaaatattcatccgattcttgaacggaataccttaaacgatttgtggatcgattctccataaatctgcatcaaaatctgggaacaaaatatttttaagattttttgtcaaattttctgggctgtcttcttcaaaatgtgcaaaatgcatggggagccccatatcacccactgcgtaggccatatcttaggaaatattcatccgattcttgaacggaatcccttaaacgatttgtggatcgattctccataaatctgcatcaaaatctggaaacaaaatatttttaagattttttgtcaaattttctgggctgtccccttcaaaatgtgcaaaatgcatggggagccccatatgacccactgcgtgggccatatcttaggaaatattcatccgattcttgaacggaataccttaaacgatttgtggatcgattctccataaatctgcatcaaaatctggaaacaaaatatttttaagattttttgtcaaattttctgggctgtccccttcaaaatgtgcagaatgcatggggagccccatatgacccactatgtaggccatatcttaggcaatattcatccgattcttgaacggaataccttaaacgatttgtggatagattctccataaatctgcatcaaaatctgggaacaaaatattttaaagattttttgtcaaattttctgggctgtccccttcaaaatgtgcaaaatgcatggggagccccatatgacccactgcgtaggccatatcttaggaaatattcatccgattcttgaacggaataccttaaacgatttgtggaacgattctccataaatctgcatcaaaatctgggaacaaaatatttttaagattttttgtcaaattttctgggctgtcttcttcaaaatgtgcaaaatgcatggggagccccatatcacccactgcgtaggccatatcttaggaaatattcatccgattcttgaacggaatcccttaaacgatttgtggatcgattctccataaatctgcatcaaaatctgggaacaaaatatttttaagattttttgtcaaattttctgggctgtccccttcaaaatgtgcaaaatgcatggggagccccatatgacccactgcgtgggccatatcttaggaaatattcatccgattcttgaacggaataccttaaacgatttgtggaacgattctccataaatctgcatcaaaatctggaaacaaaatatttttaagattttttgtcaaattttctgggctgtccccttcaaaatgtgcagaatgcatggggagccccatatgacccactatgtaggccatatcttaggcaatattcatccgattcttgaacggaataccttaaacgatttgtggatagattctttataaatctgcatcaaaatctgggaacaaaatattttaaagattttttgtcaaattttctgggctgtccccttcaaaatgtgcaaaatgcatggggagccccatatgacccactgcgtaggccatatcttaggaaatattcatccgattcttgaacggaataccttaaacgatttgtggaacgattctccataaatatgcatcaaaatctgggaacataatatttttaagattttttgtcaaattttctgggctgtcttcttcaaaatgtgcaaaatgcatggggagccccatatgacccactacgtaggccatatcttaggcaatattcatccgattcttgaacggaataccttaaacgatttgtgtatcgattctccataaatctgcatcaaaatctgggaacaaaatatttttaagattttttgtcaaattttctgggctgtacccttcaaaataccctgaaaaaattttgcccactgggcctttttccttaaatccgtCAGTGGGTAAATAAGAAAGTATGTTACGTGTATCACAGAGGAACTGGACCAGCACCCAAATGGGGCCTCCAATGCTACCACTTTACTCTCACTCTACAATTTCTCACATAATCACTTAGGCACTTAAGCAAAAAAATGGCAGGTAATTTGCCAAAATCGCAATGGAAAACGAGTCGTGGATAAAATGATGCAACAATTAATGCATGTAGAGCCGGTGGGTGTTTTGTGTATTATCCAGTCCAGTATCATTTATCAGCGCAATCAACAGCAATGACTGACAATCCAGAAAGAGCTGATACGCTTTCAAGTTCGCTGCTTGAGTCTTTCGTTTTGGGAGAACCTGTTGCCCGCCGAATTGACCAACATCAGCAACATTGATCTTGTCCTAACCCGAGGAACCGATCCGGAGCTCACTGGAGTCCAAGTGTTTGGCAATGGAGAATGGGGCGACCCaaagaaaaaccaagaaaTAAACTCAAAGTGAATGCAACAACACGAACACAGACAGACGCAATCAATTAGCGGCTGATGACGTCGTCGTTGCcacttttgcttttgttgctgtttcaCTGTGTGCGGCTGCCACATGTGGCGATTGCGTCATGGCGCCATGCAAACCGTCTAACGGTAATTGACTTGCAATTTCTTTTGCGCGCAGCTTTTCGGTTGCAAAGAAATTTTCCAAACTCAAATGGGTTGCAACATTTTGGCAATCCAACAAAGCCAAATGAGTAGCAGCCACAAAAATACAGATAGCGGTGGAATGGAGGCGGATAAGTTGCATGGATAATTTTAAGATATCTATCATTtgacatatttttatttgttgcaAATATGGGGAAATGTTGCAGAAACTTGTCACTAGTATTGCAATAAAAAAGATGGGAATTAATTTATACCAGTTTTAAATGACGTTTATATTAACTCGAACCCTTTCAATTTTATCAATACtattaaatgaattttatttatgatttatttatgATGATTTTCACATATATTACTTATTAATGCATCATCATGATGTATTAATGATGTATCACTGATGTGTCATTACTGcttataataatttatgaTGTAATATTCTAAGAATACTTAGTCCTTTCATTTAACTTAGTTAGGTATACCATATGTATGTGTCTTTGTTTAGTAAGCACTTTTCCAGCGGCATTTCGTGTTTCATGTGGTTTTGGCAATTGCCTAATATTTTTATGGCTGTTGTTTTGTTAATTTACAGTCATTTAAGTGCTGCCTAATTACGCTCCGCTCTATATTGTTAGACTGGGCGAGGTGTGCTTTGTCAGTAATCAAGAAAAGTTAAAGATATATTTATGTTGAAttaaaattactcatacgccatgtatgTATGGCAGTActattttgtaaaattgtaATGCTATTTGAACTCTTTTTATTCAAACCACGACTAAAACCTCTAACAAAACCGTACTGGAAGCCCTGAAATAAAGGACTAGGTGGATAGTATTAGCTTTTTTGAAGTTGTTGGGCTCACCTCGTTTGATTGCTGCCTCGCCTCAGTGCGGCTCAGAAGGCAACAAAGCGCTGCCAAAACAGATTTACAAAATGTAAAACGAAAACGCCGACCAGAAACGAAGCGGCTATCTAAAAGTTTGGGCTAAGCTACAGCATAATGTTTATTCAATTTACGCAATTTGCGGCAACAACAAGAGCTAAGAGCTTAGCATTGGATTGCCAACTTTGTTTCTCGACTTTGTATGTTGTTGTAATTAtggccacaaaaacaaaaccaaaagcaAACGCAAATTCGAATCAAAATTAAagtctatatttaaaataatttctgCTGAAGAAGTGACGACAGCACCTCGTGGATTTTCCTGACGATATTTCGAAAACTTTCTGCCATCCATGCAAAATTTGTTGACTAAGTCAATGGGTCAACTATTACAACCCGCAACATCTGTCCGACACAAAGCTGGCCCAAAGGCGGAATTATTATGCTATTAAACAGTTTTTCTTTGACTGGTTTTTCTGGCTTTCTCGGCCGAAAATCTGCATAAATTCGCAGGTGGGTCGCAGGCTTACCGTCGCCTCGACTTCCTTATTAATCAGTTTAGCTTTGTGCCCGCTgcccaccaaaaaaaaacggtgaCTCGAGCCACAAACTTGATTAAGTGAACGTCACGGTTAGCTGTACAATCTATAAAGAGATATAGATATCCATGGCTCtgtgtttatgtttttctttggCTTAATTGAGTACAGCCGAAGCGGCCAACAGCGCGTGACAATGTGACCAAATCAACAAGGCTTCTCCGACATGTGCCCCAATACGATTATTTTCCATTCGAAAATAACCGAAGACGCCGGCTCACGCGCCACAAGAGTTCAAATGCTTTTGCCATTGACCCTATTTCCCCACTGGTTACTGCGGTGTGTTATTTCGCCGATCAGTTCAAAGATGCCTTTAAACCCAGATTGTAAACCCCGATCGAGCTCTAATTGCAACAAGGGGTCGTAGTCGAAAGTGAGAGTGAATTGTGAGGGCAACAAATGCAGCTTACTCGCCTGGCCAGTTTAGTGGATTGGATCTTTAACCTGAATAACGAACAGATAATGTCtataataaacatttatttaccTAATAAAGTATCTTGGCAGGCAAGGTTTGACCTTGATACAAGGGATTTCCCTgtaaattcaattgaaaacaGAGTCTCATGCAGATTcatgtatatttttagaaagcaTTGTCTTAGCAATTTTTAGGTAGTTAGTGTCTATTTAAATAACTTTTTCTCCTGTTGATTGTCGCAAATAATTTCGCTTGAAACTTAAATCGTTGCCATTTATTTGTGGCCAACTTTTCAGTTAGCTGGGCAGGCTAACAAGCCACAGCAACGACCTTGACCAGAAATTCAATGAACCCTGTGGTAGCCCCAACATCTACAACGGTGAAACACCGAAACCCAAAAACCGTTACACGCCTTGACAAGTGGTAACCGCAACCGTCGAAAGAAAAACTGTAGGTGACAAGCGGCTAAAAGAGACTTTTGTAAACGGCACATAAAATGTCATAACTGTCGTTTTCGCCTACATGGCTTACAGCTCTATATATTGTTGGAAGTCGTCCAAGATTTGAGACATCACAAATGGCAGCACCCAGCAGCGATGGCGATTGGGAACGAAGTGGAATGGAATGACCGGGCCGCGACAATGAATTGTTACACAAATCAGGCAGCGGGGATCCAAAATCCAAATGCAAATCAGAGCTGGCCGCGTCTATATCTATCTATAGATAGATGATCAATTGGCCGCTGGTTCAACTTTGACACTTTTGTTGACAAATAAAGGCCCCCGAAAAAGGCACAAAAAGATGAATGTATTTATGTAAAGCTTAGTTTATGCGCCAAACTGAACGCGGCAAGGTCAGGCCAACGGAGACAATGTAAACAAACGAGCTGCAGCCTGAATACACAGCCACAAAGGAGTTAAGCCCCAATCGAATGACGATCTTCGACGAAGGCAAGGGCCCACACAATCGAGGCGGGCGATGAAGAAGCTATGTACGTATAAGCAGGTGCACAGGCACTCATATGGTAATTATGTCGAGGAAGTAATTGCACTCCAACACTGATTATGATGAGGCAGAGACAATGTACTCGAAATCATCTTTCGGGCGGTAGGCGTGCGCTCCAGCAAACAAACCCATGACATAATCACCATCagctggagcaggagctggagctggagcgtCTAGCGCCACCTTCCAACTTTACCCCTCCGTCTTTCCATCTCTTTCTCTTCTGGCTTTCTCCCATCTCTTTCTGCCGGTTGTGGAAATGTGAATCAAACAATGTGGTCAAGACATGCAACAAACGCGAATTGAAACGAAATCGAAAGTTGCAGGCATGCAACGAAAGCGAGAAAATATTTGCTATCGTAACAAGTCTTGGATTATACAGTGCTTAACATAGATATAAAGCAAATACAAGCCATCATACATTAATTGGTAGTTGAAGTATAAATTTTAAGaacatttattcaaaaaaaaccaatgaaaatgaaatgccTCAGTGGCCGAGATGCTTCCCAAAAAACATGCAACTGGttcatctttttttaaaataatatcacCCACACATCTATATCCTTGTTTTCTATCTATCAACGTAAGgatatttaaaaattccttaaattttttctttaaaattttaaatacatacTATAAAAACGTTACTATAcctaaataaacattttgaaATATGTATTTTGTATATGACTCGCACCTTATACTCGTATCCATACTAGTCATAAGTGTGATATTTTCGTATACCTGGACACAATATGTGTGCCAAACCGCAGCTGACTGAAGACCCATTGACATAATAACGAGGAAGGTAATCGGACTAAGACCAGACCCCGCCCCGGCCAGGTTCCACTTGGACTCGGGTAGACCTGCCCGGTGCTACTGGTGGTGTCAATTACGCGGCAATTGAAATGGAATCAAATGAATGGATTGGACGGGCTCGTCTCGGTTCGGCTGTCGTCTTTTTGTCTTAGGTTATGGTTGGTGACCGCCCGTGTCTGCCCGGACATGTAGAGCAGTGACACAACCGAGCTGACCGACTGACACACTCGCCAGTCTCCAGATTACATTCTCCCCTCGTCCCCGCGATCGCCGCCACCTGTCAGCTTGCGGAAACTGGTTGTGGATTATTGGGACTGGGTCGGGTGAACGAGATAATGGCATAATGCAAGGGGGAGTAGGGAAAAAAGTAAAAGGATTCAGATGACAGCCAGACAGGGGATTGTCTGTGGTCAGTTTAGGAAGAGAAAAGCCAGGCGTCGAGACCCAAAAAAGGGTGCAATGAAAAGTGAGGGGCATAAGGATAAATATGGTATTCCCATTGAAAGAAAAAGGTCGGGCTTTTGAAAGTAAAACTGAAACCTAATGAATAAGAAATCTAAGGTTTTCCTTCATTCTATAAATAAAGCCaaacaatatatatttaatttccaaaagaGCTTATTCATTCTCTAAAATTCCGCAAAGTACCATTGCGAGTACATAATCATCTGTGATTAACATAAAAACAACATTGAAATGAAAACCGCCAACAAACCGACAAACAGCTCAACACTCGAAGTGGCTTGAAGGCGGCTCATCCATTTGGGTATTATTCAATTACCAGCCAGAAATAGTGGTGCCTGCTGTTGCGGTTTCTCAAGCCTTTTACGTGCATTGGACTTgctgcagcagcagtggcagccaCAAAAGCGGCAGCAAGaagcgaaaaataaaaataaaacggcAGCTGACGGTAGTCGAATTAAACAGCAAAATGGCACGCATCCATAGACCCTCGTCTGCATTTCGTCTGCCGATCCCCTGACGGAACCCCCTCCTGCCAATGCGATGGATTTCCTCTGTATATTGCAATCTTATATTCAGTGTTCCTCTATGAAGAGTTTTACGATTTTTAAAAGAGGTTGGTGGCAGCCACTTAAGACCACTTGTTTTTACAACGACAAAAATTCTATTAATagctaaaatttaatttaatataaatgtcATTGGGAATGCCTTTCATTAAAAAGGCTTTTCTTAGCTTATGATTATAAactgaaaatataaaatctacTTGCATAcaataatagtttttttttttaagtatttgaAAACATAATTGTAAATGCAAATCCTAATAAATTTCCTAAtcctaatttaaaaaataataaagtcaattctaaaatatctttgtCTACTTGAAGGGTATGCCAAAAGTAGGCTTTTTAAGACGGCTGCCATTCTGGCTTGTATCTTTGGTTTATGGTTTTTTCTTTCGACGATGGTAGCGCTGCATTTGGCGCTTGGCTGCGTTGAGTTCGCGCCTCCGAAATTCGAAAATCCAGCGAAGCTAGCAGACCGCCGCCGAAGGCAAAGTAGATAGGCAACTACAACAACCACACAACTAAGCAGCAACTAAAATACCAAAACGCAACAACAACTAGAGGGACCGCTCACCATTCGCTGCGCCGCATGTGTTTTGGGCTATTgcgattattattattgtgcCCGATCGTTGTTGCTGCCTGCTCTTCGTCTTCGGCCTGGCCTGGCTTTGGTTTTGGCTCCAACTTGGCTTGGTGGTCGCGCATTCGCTTCGTGCATCCATCCACTCGGCGACTTGGGATTGGGAACTATAAATGTGCGCACCAGCGCTGCAGTTGGCATCATTAAACCGTTAACCGTCGAACAGTCTACAGCCCAAGAGTGGTACGGAACGTGTAGACCAATAGTGATCCCAAGTAACCATCCCTCGACTCAAACGGGATCAGTTCTCGCAGACCGCGGGCCAATCGCGTGCCACACGACCAGGGAAAACGGATTTCCATTCCCGTCCATCGAAGGATACACGTAGAAGCATGAAGTTAATGGTAAGTCAACAGTGCCAGAGGACTTTAAAAATActtgaaatgaaaattaaatttcaaaaaaattccaCAAGACTATAAATGATTCAAAGTTAAGATTCAGTAATTGGTCATCTTTGATTGAAAATTGATAAATCGCtcggaatatcttaaataaTTCAAACTACTTTAAAACATTCATGATCTAAGACCCATCTAAAGATCTATAGACTTCCTAACCCCAAATCCTTTAAATTACAGCGCACAGCGACATCGCTGGCCCTGGTCCTGCTCCTGGCCACCAGCTACGTCCGGGCTGAGGACGAGAAGGCTGCCGCCCCGGCCGAAGAGAAAAAGGTCGAGCCAGAAGCCAAGGCAGCGACCAGCGAGGACACCACCAAATCCAAGCGCGGTCTGCACCACTACGAGgactaccaccaccaccatgtGCCCCACTTCCCAGTGCACGAGGAAAAGACACTGACAGTGATCAAGAAGGTCCCAGTGCCAGTGCCCATCGAGAAGATTGTGCACGTGCCCGTTGAGAAACACATCCATGTGCCCGTGAAGGTCAAGGTACCAAAGCCCTACCCCGTGATCAAGCACGTGCCCTATGAGGTCAAAGAGATTGTCAAAGTGCCCTACGAAGTGCCAGCTCCCTATCCCGTCGAAAAGAAGGTTCCAGTACCCGTCCATGTGCCCTACGATCGTCCCGTTCCCGTAAAGGTGGGTTTACTATTTATGAGGCTTAGTTAGGTCCCTGTATGACTCCTTGATTGTGTTGCAGGTCCATGTGCCCGCTCCTTACCCGGTTGAGAAAAAGGTCCATGTGCcagtcaaggtccatgtcCCAGCACCCTATCCAGTGGAGAAGGTTGTCCACTACAACGTGGAGAAGCACGTGCATGTCGACAAGCCCTATCCCGTCGAGAAGGTTGTCCACTATCCCGTGAAAGTGCCCGTTGAGAAGCCAGTGCCCCACTACGTGGACAAACCAGTGCCCCACTATGTGGACAAGCCAGTGCCAGTACCCGTGATTAAGAAGGTGCCCGTGCCCGTCCATGTGCCGTATGACCGCCCCGTGCCCGTGCACGTTGACAAGCCTGTGCCGTACGAGGTCAAGGTTCATGTGCCCGCCCCCTACCCGGTGATCAAGGAGGTGCCAGTCAAGGTGGAGAAACACGTTCCGTACCCCGTGAAGATCCCCGTGGAGAAGCCCGTCCATGTCCACATCGAGAAGCACGTGCCGGAGTACCACGAGAAGCACATCAGCTACAAGGAGCCGGAGTTCATCCACAAGCACATCGAGGAGGACCACCACCACGCCCCCATCCACCACTCGCATCACTCGCACCCCATCGTGGAGCACGAGCACGAGGTGGAGCATGATTTTGCCTCTCATGATTATCATTCATATCACGGCTACTAAATTGGTGAACTGATctcttctctctctctctctttctcgcTTTCGCTTTTCTTTGCAGCATTGAGAATGACCTGGGATGGCCAAACCAAAAGTTTCCATTTCCACATTATTCccaaaaactaaaagaaaCCCGAACATTGAGAACACCATAAACCAAACACCATAAACCATAACCCGATCATATCATACCACTCCACTCGAATAACAATACCATATCCCCACAATGCAATGCAGATCGTGATAAATGACAGAGATTCAGAGAAACCAGACGAGAGACAGACGAACACTTAGCTTTTAGACCGAAATCTCTTCTAGCCGTAAGCCATAAAAcataaaacctaaaaaaattaaacacaaaacacacactaACGGATACCCTGAAAAACGTTGACGAACACCCGTGAGCTATGTGAATGAGTGAATTGTAAAGGAACTTTAGTTAAGACTTCTAAGCGACACATTTGGGCATGACCcacacaacaacaataacaactaGGGATGATTCAGGTCAAGATCAAGATCCGAACACCAACCCACTCCCATTCAACACCACCACCAAGACACACCATGGAAACCAGTGGAttgatggatggatggatgaaaGGAAGGAAGGAAGCGATCGACATTTGACCACCAACATCATAATCATCGCCTGGGTGCATCATCGATGTGGTTGCCGCTGCTGTTTTGTCCTCCAGCCGCGGCTCCTCCCTCTTCTGCTCTGGTCCACCCCGACTCGTGCACCCATCGACTCTGGAACACCCCCGATGTCCGGAGTCCTTCGTCCAGTTGTGTGCAGCGCCCCAGCGATGTGAGCGTGTGATAAGACTTCTGATAGCGTTTAAGCTTGTGCGATATTCGAGATAGGAGACGCCTATTTAAGTCAGTTTGTAATCGAACGTATTGTATTAGTTTTGTAATATTCATTGCTACCTAGTTTTAAATCATCTTATGTAACATTGTTTACTCGTAGGAAAGCAGAAGAAACGGATTTATAAAAAGTACTTAATTtaccaaatatttttccaactctgtataaaatcgaaaaacgaaaatctcaTACAAAATGAAGCTGATGAACGATACACAAATAAATCAATGAAAATCAAGTGATCAAAACAAGATACTCCAATGTGCTTTTACTATTTCCCCCAGTTACTTTTGGTCTAAAGACTATTTGAGTTCCGCATTAGCTCATTACATAAACCAATATTTGCAATTACAAACATTTGTATTTGGCAACCATGAGGCATTACATGAGACATTAGCAGAGTATAGCTTAAAAGAGGTGTTTGCTGTCTTTGAATAAATAGTAAGATAGTAAGAGGTGTTTTTAATCACCTGTCCCTATGTTCAGATTGTTAAATCTATGATTTGGCCCTCTTATAGCCAATTAATTTCGTGTGATTGCAACTATTTACCTTGGCCGAACACACACTCATAGCCACCCTGGCGCACGGAGGCAGCCAAGCATGGAATCAAGTCGTTCCTCTATTGCCCATAAATGTCTTATCTAATTTTCAAATGAGCTAAACATCGCCTTGCGTTCATAATTGCATATTCAGACTGTCTCGCCCACGGagacagccagccagc
This region of Drosophila bipectinata strain 14024-0381.07 chromosome 2L, DbipHiC1v2, whole genome shotgun sequence genomic DNA includes:
- the Vajk1 gene encoding mantle protein isoform X2, with amino-acid sequence MKLMRTATSLALVLLLATSYVRAEDEKAAAPAEEKKVEPEAKAATSEDTTKSKRGLHHYEDYHHHHVPHFPVHEEKTLTVIKKVPVPVPIEKIVHVPVEKHIHVPVKVKVPKPYPVIKHVPYEVKEIVKVPYEVPAPYPVEKKVPVPVHVPYDRPVPVKVHVPAPYPVEKKVHVPVKVHVPAPYPVEKVVHYNVEKHVHVDKPYPVEKVVHYPVKVPVEKPVPHYVDKPVPHYVDKPVPVPVIKKVPVPVHVPYDRPVPVHVDKPVPYEVKVHVPAPYPVIKEVPVKVEKHVPYPVKIPVEKPVHVHIEKHVPEYHEKHISYKEPEFIHKHIEEDHHHAPIHHSHHSHPIVEHEHEH
- the Vajk1 gene encoding mantle protein isoform X1; translation: MKLMRTATSLALVLLLATSYVRAEDEKAAAPAEEKKVEPEAKAATSEDTTKSKRGLHHYEDYHHHHVPHFPVHEEKTLTVIKKVPVPVPIEKIVHVPVEKHIHVPVKVKVPKPYPVIKHVPYEVKEIVKVPYEVPAPYPVEKKVPVPVHVPYDRPVPVKVHVPAPYPVEKKVHVPVKVHVPAPYPVEKVVHYNVEKHVHVDKPYPVEKVVHYPVKVPVEKPVPHYVDKPVPHYVDKPVPVPVIKKVPVPVHVPYDRPVPVHVDKPVPYEVKVHVPAPYPVIKEVPVKVEKHVPYPVKIPVEKPVHVHIEKHVPEYHEKHISYKEPEFIHKHIEEDHHHAPIHHSHHSHPIVEHEHEVEHDFASHDYHSYHGY